One Cryptomeria japonica chromosome 9, Sugi_1.0, whole genome shotgun sequence genomic window carries:
- the LOC131056740 gene encoding protein DMP3-like — translation MGQFVTKVKSIEEGISKSATSSSTETTTTKVVNTTLSSASNITKILPTGILFVFQALSNLLSDNGDCQKSNKVLVGIAVDSSTGKVHYGIATLNGLATGSKVKPSNESNYKIKLKDLFHAALAVVVFIVMALTDQNIVQCLYPSAESNIKKIYKALPVVVSALSSVILIFRPSNRQGISSPVSTTTSTTT, via the exons ATGGGGCAATTTGTTACCAAGGTGAAGTCCATCGAGGAAGGAATTAGCAAATCTGCTACATCTTCTTCAACCGAGACAACAACTACGAAGGTCGTGAATACCACATTATCTTCTGCATCAAACATTACAAAGATATTACCCACTGGAATTTTGTTTGTATTTCAGGCTCTCTCCAACCTTCTTTCCGATAATGGAGACTGCCAAAAATCCAACAAGGTTCTGGTTGGAATAGCTGTGG ATTCTTCCACAGGCAAAGTTCACTACGGGATTGCTACCCTTAATGGTTTAGCCACTGGTAGTAAAGTGAAGCCTTCTAATGAATCAAATTATAAGATCAAGCTCAAGGATTTGTTCCATGCAGCTTTGGCGGTTGTGGTGTTTATTGTGATGGCCCTAACAGATCAAAACATTGTGCAGTGTTTGTATCCCTCTGCTGAAAGCAATATAAAGAAGATATATAAAGCTCTCCCTGTTGTTGTGAGTGCACTGAGCAGTGTGATATTGATTTTCCGTCCTTCCAATCGCCAAGGAATCAGCAGTCCCGTTAGCACTACAACTTCTACAACAACATGA